The genomic DNA ACTCCTGCCCGGTGAGGAGCATCAGCTCGTACATGATCTCGTCGGTGATGGAGCGCAGGACGAACCGGTCGTCCTCCTTGCCCGCGTAGCGCGAGAAGTCCAGCGGGCGGCCGTAGCGAACCCCGACCCGGACCCCCCGGATCCGCGGGAAGCGCTTGCTGGCCGGCTTGACCTCCCAGGTCCCGATGAGGCCGACGGGCACGATCGGGCAACCGGCGCGGAGCGCGAGCCGCGCGGCGCCGGTCTTGCCGCGGTATAGCTTGCCGTCCGGTGAGCGCGTGCCTTCGGGATACAGCGCGACCGCCATCCCCTTCTCGAGCTGCTCGAGACCGGCCTTCAGGGCGTTCTCGCCGGCCTCGCCGCCT from Actinomycetota bacterium includes the following:
- a CDS encoding lysophospholipid acyltransferase family protein, which codes for MGDAVFYWLLKHIVLGPIIKLLWRPWAEGLENVPKEGPVVLCPNHLSFFDSLFMPLLLPRRVVFLGKSDYFDKWYISWFFKSVNVIPVRREGGEAGENALKAGLEQLEKGMAVALYPEGTRSPDGKLYRGKTGAARLALRAGCPIVPVGLIGTWEVKPASKRFPRIRGVRVGVRYGRPLDFSRYAGKEDDRFVLRSITDEIMYELMLLTGQE